One Pseudomonas abieticivorans genomic region harbors:
- the hfq gene encoding RNA chaperone Hfq, with translation MSKGHSLQDPYLNTLRKEKVGVSIYLVNGIKLQGTIESFDQFVILLKNTVSQMVYKHAISTVVPVRPIRLPSATESEHGDSEPGNA, from the coding sequence ATGTCAAAAGGGCATTCGCTACAAGACCCTTACTTGAATACTTTGCGTAAAGAAAAGGTTGGGGTTTCGATCTATCTGGTCAACGGTATCAAGCTGCAGGGCACGATCGAGTCGTTCGACCAGTTCGTTATCCTGTTGAAAAACACCGTCAGCCAGATGGTTTACAAGCACGCTATCTCGACAGTAGTACCTGTGCGCCCGATTCGTCTGCCTAGCGCAACCGAGTCCGAGCACGGCGACTCTGAGCCAGGTAACGCCTGA
- the miaA gene encoding tRNA (adenosine(37)-N6)-dimethylallyltransferase MiaA produces the protein MSALPPAIFLMGPTAAGKTDLAIELTKVLPCELISVDSALVYRGMDIGTAKPSKDLLAQYPHRLIDILDPAQSYSAADFRTDALVAMAEITARGNIPLLVGGTMLYFKALLEGLADMPPADADVRGQLEAQAQAQGWQALHDELAAVDPVSAARIHPNDPQRLIRALEVYRVSGMTMTDLRARQSAQSTDAGASAGKQLPYTVASLAIAPQDRQVLHERIALRFSQMLEQGFVDEVRALRARSDLHAGLPSIRAVGYRQVWDHLDGKLSSIEMQERGVIATRQLAKRQFTWLRSWADLHWLDSLACDNLPRTLKYLGSASILS, from the coding sequence ATGAGTGCGTTACCCCCTGCCATCTTCCTGATGGGTCCTACTGCGGCCGGCAAGACCGACCTTGCCATCGAGCTGACCAAGGTCTTGCCGTGCGAACTGATCAGTGTCGATTCGGCGCTGGTCTACCGGGGCATGGACATCGGCACTGCCAAGCCCTCCAAAGACCTGTTGGCCCAGTACCCACACCGGCTGATCGACATCCTCGACCCGGCGCAGAGCTACTCGGCCGCTGATTTTCGTACCGACGCCCTGGTGGCAATGGCCGAAATCACCGCACGTGGCAACATTCCGTTGCTGGTGGGCGGCACCATGTTGTATTTCAAGGCATTACTTGAAGGTTTGGCCGACATGCCGCCTGCCGATGCGGATGTGCGTGGGCAATTGGAGGCACAGGCGCAAGCCCAGGGCTGGCAAGCCTTGCACGACGAATTGGCGGCCGTGGATCCGGTCTCGGCTGCGCGTATTCACCCCAATGACCCCCAGCGCCTGATCCGTGCGCTGGAGGTTTACCGAGTGAGCGGCATGACCATGACCGACCTGCGCGCCCGTCAATCTGCGCAAAGTACCGACGCAGGCGCTTCGGCGGGCAAACAATTGCCCTATACTGTCGCCAGCCTGGCGATCGCGCCACAAGATCGGCAGGTGCTGCACGAACGGATCGCCCTGCGTTTTTCGCAGATGCTGGAACAGGGCTTCGTTGATGAGGTCAGAGCACTGCGTGCACGAAGTGACTTGCATGCGGGGCTGCCGTCTATACGTGCAGTGGGTTACCGCCAAGTCTGGGATCATCTGGATGGCAAGCTAAGCTCGATTGAAATGCAGGAGCGCGGCGTTATTGCCACTCGCCAATTGGCGAAGCGGCAATTTACCTGGTTGCGCAGTTGGGCTGATCTTCACTGGTTGGACAGCCTTGCATGTGACAATCTGCCACGCACCTTGAAATACCTCGGATCGGCCTCCATATTGAGCTGA
- the mutL gene encoding DNA mismatch repair endonuclease MutL: protein MTTSARIELLSPRLANQIAAGEVVERPASVIKELLENSLDSGAKRIDVEVEQGGVKLLRVRDDGGGISSDDLPLALARHATSKIRDLEDLERVMSLGFRGEALASISSVARLTLTSRTRDADQAWQVETEGRDMAPRVQPAAHPVGTSVEVRDLFFNTPARRKFLKTEKTEFDHLQEVIKRLALARFDVAFHLRHNGKTILSLHEAKDEIARARRVASICGSGFLEQAMPIEIERNGLHLWGWVGLPTFSRSQADLQYFFVNGRAVRDKLVAHAVRQAYRDVLFNGRHPTFVLFLEVDPTGVDVNVHPTKHEVRFRDGRMVHDFLYGTLHRALADVRPEDHLASAAPAGEVAPRLTGTAAGEFGPQGEMRLAANLLEQPAQQPQASSYNPGAGAGYQYVPRPAQPYPAAEAQAAYREFFAPLPNAAEAALTLPQGQGDIPPLGYALAQLKGIYILSENAQGLVLVDMHAAHERIMYERLKIAMASEGLSGQPLLVPESIAVSQREADCAEEHAVWFQRLGFELQRLGPESLAIRQIPALLKQAEANRLVHDVLADLMEYGTSDRIQAHLNELLGTMACHGAIRANRRLAIPEMNGLLRDMENTERSGQCNHGRPTWTQMGLDDLDKLFLRGR, encoded by the coding sequence ATGACCACTTCGGCCCGTATCGAGCTGCTCAGCCCCCGCCTGGCCAACCAGATTGCCGCCGGCGAGGTGGTCGAGCGCCCGGCTTCGGTGATCAAGGAGTTGCTGGAAAACAGCCTGGACTCCGGTGCCAAGCGCATCGATGTCGAAGTCGAGCAGGGCGGCGTCAAGCTGCTGCGGGTGCGCGACGACGGCGGCGGCATCTCATCCGATGACCTGCCGCTGGCCCTGGCCCGTCACGCCACCAGCAAGATTCGCGACCTGGAAGACCTGGAGCGAGTGATGAGCCTGGGCTTTCGTGGTGAGGCATTGGCGTCTATCAGCTCTGTGGCCCGCCTGACCCTGACCTCCCGCACCCGCGATGCCGATCAGGCCTGGCAAGTGGAGACCGAAGGCCGCGACATGGCCCCGCGCGTGCAGCCGGCCGCTCACCCCGTTGGCACATCGGTGGAAGTGCGTGACCTGTTTTTCAATACCCCGGCGCGGCGTAAGTTTCTCAAGACCGAAAAAACCGAATTTGACCACCTGCAGGAAGTGATCAAGCGCCTGGCGCTGGCCCGGTTTGACGTGGCGTTCCACCTGCGGCACAACGGCAAGACCATCCTCAGTTTGCACGAGGCCAAGGACGAGATCGCCCGCGCCCGGCGCGTGGCCTCGATCTGTGGCTCGGGCTTCCTTGAGCAGGCGATGCCGATCGAGATTGAACGCAACGGCCTGCACCTGTGGGGTTGGGTCGGTTTGCCGACCTTTTCGCGCAGCCAGGCCGACTTGCAGTACTTTTTCGTCAACGGCCGCGCGGTGCGCGACAAACTGGTGGCCCACGCGGTACGCCAGGCCTACCGCGACGTGTTGTTCAACGGCCGGCACCCGACCTTCGTCCTGTTCCTGGAGGTCGATCCCACCGGCGTCGACGTCAATGTGCACCCTACCAAGCATGAAGTGCGCTTTCGTGACGGGCGCATGGTGCACGACTTCCTCTACGGCACGTTGCACCGCGCCCTGGCGGACGTGCGCCCGGAAGACCACCTGGCTTCGGCGGCGCCGGCCGGTGAAGTTGCGCCACGCCTGACCGGTACGGCTGCAGGCGAGTTCGGCCCCCAGGGCGAAATGCGCCTGGCCGCCAACCTGTTGGAGCAACCGGCCCAGCAACCGCAGGCGAGCAGTTACAACCCAGGGGCCGGCGCCGGCTACCAATATGTGCCGCGCCCCGCCCAGCCTTACCCCGCGGCCGAGGCGCAGGCGGCCTACCGTGAATTCTTTGCGCCCTTGCCCAATGCGGCAGAGGCGGCCCTGACCTTGCCTCAGGGCCAGGGCGACATACCGCCGTTGGGTTACGCCTTGGCGCAGCTCAAGGGTATCTACATATTGTCGGAAAACGCCCAGGGCCTGGTGCTGGTCGACATGCACGCCGCCCACGAGCGCATCATGTACGAGCGCCTGAAAATCGCCATGGCCAGCGAAGGCCTGAGCGGCCAGCCGCTGTTGGTGCCCGAGTCCATTGCCGTCAGCCAGCGCGAAGCCGATTGCGCCGAAGAGCATGCGGTGTGGTTCCAGCGCCTGGGCTTCGAGCTGCAACGCCTGGGCCCGGAAAGCCTGGCCATTCGGCAGATCCCGGCGCTGCTCAAGCAGGCCGAGGCCAATCGGCTGGTGCATGACGTGCTGGCCGACTTGATGGAATACGGCACCAGTGACCGGATCCAGGCACACCTGAACGAGTTGCTGGGTACCATGGCCTGCCACGGTGCCATCCGCGCCAACCGGCGCCTGGCGATCCCGGAAATGAACGGCCTGCTGCGCGACATGGAAAACACCGAGCGCAGCGGCCAATGCAACCACGGCCGACCGACCTGGACCCAGATGGGCCTGGACGATCTGGACAAACTTTTCCTGCGCGGCCGTTGA
- a CDS encoding N-acetylmuramoyl-L-alanine amidase has translation MRIRALVAIVGVLLASLAINAVAATQVKSVRLWRAPDNTRLVFDLSGPVQHSVFTLTSPDRLVIDINGATLAAPLQVSTANTPITSMRSAQRTPTDLRVVIDLKKAVTPKSFSLAPNQQYGNRLVVDLFDNPADAAPAPPEPTVATTPAVPVTPSQPSIKLEPVPNGKRDIIVAIDAGHGGEDPGASGSRGQHEKDVVLAIAKELQRQINGEKGFTAVLTRTGDYFIPLRGRTEIARKKGADLFVSIHADAAPSSAAFGASVFALSERGATSETARWLADSENRSDLIGGAGAVSLDDKDRMLAGVLLDLSMTASLTSSLNVGQKVLSNIGRVTPLHKRRVEQAGFMVLKSPDIPSILVETGFISNANEANKLQSSGHQQALAKSIASGVRQFFQQNPPPGTYIAWLRDSGKIARGPSDHVVRSGETLAMIAVRYQVSPATLRSVNKLQSDELKIGQTLEIPGTTLASQP, from the coding sequence ATGCGCATTCGCGCGCTGGTCGCGATCGTGGGGGTGTTGTTGGCGTCTTTGGCCATCAACGCGGTGGCTGCAACGCAGGTCAAGAGCGTGCGTTTGTGGCGAGCTCCGGATAACACGCGGCTGGTATTCGACCTGTCGGGCCCTGTGCAGCACAGCGTGTTCACCCTGACGTCGCCAGACCGCCTGGTGATCGACATCAACGGTGCCACCCTGGCGGCGCCCTTGCAGGTGTCTACCGCCAACACGCCCATCACCAGCATGCGCTCGGCGCAACGCACGCCGACCGACCTGCGGGTGGTGATCGACCTGAAAAAGGCCGTCACCCCGAAAAGTTTCTCCCTGGCGCCCAACCAGCAATACGGCAACCGCCTGGTGGTCGACCTGTTCGACAACCCCGCCGATGCCGCGCCTGCGCCGCCGGAGCCCACCGTGGCGACCACGCCGGCGGTGCCGGTCACGCCGTCGCAGCCGTCGATCAAGCTGGAACCGGTACCGAACGGCAAACGCGACATCATCGTGGCCATCGATGCCGGCCACGGTGGCGAAGACCCAGGTGCCTCGGGTTCGCGCGGCCAGCACGAAAAAGACGTGGTATTGGCCATCGCCAAGGAGCTGCAGCGCCAAATCAACGGTGAAAAAGGCTTTACCGCCGTGCTCACCCGTACCGGCGACTATTTCATCCCGTTGCGTGGGCGTACCGAGATCGCCCGCAAGAAGGGCGCCGACCTGTTCGTCTCGATCCATGCGGATGCCGCGCCGTCGTCGGCGGCGTTCGGGGCGTCGGTGTTCGCCCTGTCTGAGCGTGGCGCCACCTCGGAAACCGCGCGTTGGCTGGCAGACAGTGAAAACCGCTCCGACTTGATCGGTGGTGCCGGTGCCGTGAGCCTGGACGACAAGGACCGCATGCTCGCAGGCGTGCTGCTGGACCTGTCGATGACTGCGTCGCTGACCTCCAGCCTCAACGTCGGCCAGAAAGTGTTAAGCAACATTGGCCGGGTCACGCCGCTGCACAAGCGTCGGGTCGAGCAGGCCGGGTTCATGGTGCTCAAGTCGCCGGACATCCCGTCGATCCTGGTGGAAACCGGGTTCATCTCCAACGCCAACGAAGCCAACAAGCTGCAGTCTTCTGGCCACCAACAAGCTCTGGCCAAGTCGATTGCCAGCGGCGTGCGGCAGTTCTTCCAGCAGAACCCGCCGCCGGGTACCTACATTGCCTGGCTGCGTGACAGTGGCAAGATCGCCCGCGGGCCGAGCGACCACGTGGTGCGCTCGGGGGAAACCCTGGCGATGATCGCCGTGCGCTATCAGGTCAGCCCGGCCACCCTGCGCAGTGTCAACAAACTGCAGAGCGATGAGCTGAAAATCGGCCAGACCCTGGAAATCCCGGGCACCACCCTGGCGTCGCAACCATGA
- the tsaE gene encoding tRNA (adenosine(37)-N6)-threonylcarbamoyltransferase complex ATPase subunit type 1 TsaE, protein MSEVELHLADESAMVEFGGRLAQVTQGVGVIFLEGDLGAGKTTLSRGIIRGLGHTGAVKSPTFTLVEPYEFESFRAYHFDLYRLVDPEELEFLGIRDYFEGDALCLIEWPQRGAGFLPKPDLTITIRAQAGGRSLSLSPQGSRGESWCAVLAQEFK, encoded by the coding sequence GTGTCTGAAGTAGAGCTGCACCTGGCTGACGAAAGCGCCATGGTCGAATTTGGCGGGCGCCTGGCCCAAGTGACACAAGGCGTGGGCGTGATTTTCCTGGAAGGGGACCTGGGGGCCGGTAAAACCACGCTGTCCAGAGGCATCATCCGGGGCCTGGGGCACACCGGCGCGGTCAAGAGCCCGACCTTTACCCTGGTAGAACCTTACGAGTTCGAGAGCTTTCGCGCCTATCATTTTGATCTGTATCGGCTTGTCGATCCTGAAGAACTGGAATTTCTTGGCATTCGGGATTACTTTGAAGGGGACGCTCTCTGCCTGATCGAATGGCCCCAGCGCGGTGCAGGCTTTTTGCCAAAGCCTGACCTGACCATTACCATACGCGCCCAAGCGGGCGGTCGTTCGCTGAGTTTGTCGCCACAGGGCTCGCGTGGCGAGTCGTGGTGTGCCGTTCTGGCACAGGAATTCAAATAA
- a CDS encoding NAD(P)H-hydrate dehydratase, whose protein sequence is MPQVNDEMPDILYSAAQVRALDSALIAAGTDGFELMQRAAHATWRALRRQWPEARQVCVVTGRGNNAGDGYLIASLAKRSGWEVSVLAVGDPAQLVGDAALAYGEAKAADVAVQPWGVGVPLAGIVVDALLGTGLAGEVRAPYLEVIEAINASGQPVVAVDIPSGLSADTGQVLGVAIRASLTVTYIGVKIGLLTGQAPDYVGTLLFDDLQADASIVAQAQGVATRLNPRNLPVLAPRPPAAHKGLFGRVLVVGGDHGTGGAALLSAQSALRCGAGMVSLATRSEHVGAALARLPEVMTAGIHSANQLMGMAQAASVLVVGPGLGQGSWARSLLSVAANSAKAQVWDADALNLLASQGFTLPAGAIITPHPGEAARLLGVTTAQVQADRLAAVKQLAKKYSAVCVLKGAGSLVADADGQVALCDHGHPAMATAGLGDVLAGLLGALLAQGLAPFQAACLGVWLHARAGEIQGRQGRGMAATDLIPTIRQLIEEQAPCLK, encoded by the coding sequence ATGCCGCAGGTAAATGACGAGATGCCCGACATTCTGTACAGCGCGGCCCAAGTTCGGGCGCTGGATAGTGCCCTGATCGCCGCAGGTACCGACGGTTTCGAGCTGATGCAGCGTGCGGCCCATGCCACCTGGCGGGCGTTGCGCAGGCAGTGGCCAGAGGCCCGCCAGGTCTGCGTGGTGACCGGACGGGGTAACAATGCCGGCGATGGCTATCTGATTGCGTCATTGGCCAAACGGTCTGGCTGGGAAGTCAGCGTGCTGGCAGTGGGCGACCCTGCGCAGTTGGTCGGTGATGCTGCCTTGGCCTACGGCGAGGCGAAGGCTGCGGATGTTGCGGTGCAACCGTGGGGCGTTGGCGTGCCGTTGGCTGGGATCGTCGTCGACGCTTTGCTCGGCACCGGCTTGGCCGGTGAGGTACGCGCGCCCTACCTGGAGGTCATCGAGGCGATCAATGCCAGTGGCCAGCCCGTGGTTGCAGTGGATATCCCCTCGGGGCTCAGCGCCGACACCGGGCAAGTCCTGGGGGTTGCCATCAGGGCTAGCCTGACGGTGACGTACATCGGCGTGAAGATCGGCTTGCTCACGGGGCAGGCCCCGGACTATGTCGGCACGCTGCTGTTCGACGACCTGCAGGCCGATGCATCGATCGTCGCCCAGGCCCAGGGCGTGGCCACGCGACTGAATCCGCGTAACTTGCCGGTACTGGCGCCGCGCCCGCCAGCCGCCCATAAGGGCCTGTTCGGCCGGGTACTGGTAGTCGGTGGCGATCACGGCACTGGTGGCGCGGCCCTGCTCAGTGCGCAAAGTGCGCTGCGCTGTGGTGCCGGTATGGTGTCACTGGCTACCCGCAGTGAACACGTAGGGGCGGCCCTGGCCCGTTTGCCAGAGGTCATGACGGCCGGCATTCATTCGGCCAACCAATTGATGGGCATGGCCCAAGCCGCCAGCGTGCTGGTGGTAGGGCCTGGCCTTGGCCAAGGCAGTTGGGCGCGCAGCCTGCTGTCGGTGGCCGCCAACAGCGCTAAAGCCCAGGTCTGGGATGCCGATGCCCTTAATCTGCTGGCCAGCCAGGGCTTTACGCTGCCAGCGGGCGCTATCATCACCCCGCATCCGGGGGAGGCTGCACGGTTGCTGGGCGTGACCACGGCGCAGGTTCAGGCAGACCGCCTGGCTGCCGTGAAACAATTGGCGAAGAAATACTCGGCGGTATGCGTGCTCAAGGGCGCCGGCAGCCTGGTCGCCGATGCCGATGGCCAGGTCGCTCTGTGCGATCACGGCCATCCGGCCATGGCCACGGCGGGCCTGGGCGATGTGCTGGCCGGATTGCTGGGCGCTTTGCTGGCCCAAGGCCTGGCACCGTTCCAGGCTGCCTGCCTGGGCGTGTGGCTACACGCCCGCGCCGGCGAAATACAAGGTAGGCAGGGCCGGGGGATGGCCGCTACCGATCTGATACCCACCATCCGTCAGTTAATCGAGGAACAAGCACCGTGTCTGAAGTAG